A genomic region of Ammospiza nelsoni isolate bAmmNel1 chromosome 3, bAmmNel1.pri, whole genome shotgun sequence contains the following coding sequences:
- the FABP7 gene encoding fatty acid-binding protein, brain, with protein MVEAFCATWKLVDSHNFDEYMKALGVGFATRQVGNVTKPTVIISTEGDKVVIRTQSTFKNTEISFKLGEEFDETTPDDRNCKSVVTLDGEKLVHVQKWDGKETNFVREIKDGKMVMTLTFGDVVAVRHYEKA; from the exons ATGGTCGAGGCTTTCTGCGCCACCTGGAAGTTGGTAGACAGCCACAACTTCGATGAGTATATGAAGGCACTGG GAGTGGGGTTTGCAACACGGCAGGTGGGGAATGTGACTAAACCCACTGTGATTATCAGCACCGAGGGGGACAAAGTAGTGATCAGAACTCAAAGCACTTtcaaaaacacagaaatcagcTTTAAACTCGGAGAGGAATTTGATGAAACTACCCCCGATGACAGAAACTGCAAA TCAGTTGTGACCCTGGATGGAGAGAAGCTAGTGCACGTACAGAAATGGGACGGCAAAGAGACAAACTTTGTGAGAGAAATAAAGGATGGCAAAATGGTAATG ACTCTTACCTTTGGTGATGTGGTTGCTGTTCGCCACTATGAGAAAGCATAG